A DNA window from Bdellovibrio sp. BCCA contains the following coding sequences:
- the rfaE1 gene encoding D-glycero-beta-D-manno-heptose-7-phosphate kinase codes for MTTPVKATVGPQEKELLLNQIPFLKGKRILIIGDVGLDEYVLGQVRRISPEAPVPVLEVEEEDMRLGLSANVAQNVASLGGEAMLVSVVGDDTGANLLKDLFAKNGVSWDYMIVDKARPTTRKTRVMAKHHHLVRVDYELRKYLSAEAEARLIETVEKNVAKADCVIIEDYAKGVISRNVVEKVSAICKKHGKKLMVDPHRNNPGSFYAGVDLIKPNYDEAVVLTGLDFDDLRDNPNKVVEVGRALQKITGAKEVVLTRGKDGMTIFSGDEIMEVPTYARKVFDVTGAGDTVIATLSLGLVSGLSLVHSCMLANYAAGVVVGKVGCVPCEIPELKEYIQTAH; via the coding sequence ATGACAACCCCTGTGAAGGCGACCGTAGGTCCTCAAGAAAAAGAACTTCTTTTAAATCAGATCCCTTTCCTTAAAGGTAAAAGAATCCTCATTATTGGAGATGTCGGTCTTGATGAGTACGTCTTGGGTCAAGTTCGCCGTATCAGCCCTGAAGCTCCCGTTCCTGTTTTGGAAGTGGAAGAAGAAGACATGCGTTTAGGCCTTTCTGCCAACGTCGCACAAAACGTCGCAAGTCTTGGTGGTGAAGCGATGCTCGTTTCTGTTGTTGGCGATGATACCGGAGCCAATCTTTTAAAAGATCTTTTTGCGAAAAATGGTGTGAGCTGGGATTACATGATTGTCGATAAGGCTCGTCCGACGACACGTAAAACGCGTGTGATGGCAAAACACCATCACTTGGTGCGTGTGGATTATGAGCTTCGCAAATATTTGTCTGCCGAAGCGGAAGCACGCTTAATTGAAACTGTTGAAAAGAATGTGGCTAAAGCGGACTGCGTGATTATTGAAGACTACGCAAAAGGTGTGATCTCTCGCAATGTCGTGGAAAAAGTGTCTGCGATTTGTAAAAAGCACGGTAAAAAATTAATGGTCGATCCACATCGTAATAATCCGGGTTCGTTCTATGCTGGTGTTGATTTGATCAAACCGAATTACGATGAAGCGGTTGTTTTAACAGGCCTTGATTTTGATGATCTTCGTGACAATCCAAATAAAGTTGTTGAAGTAGGTCGTGCTCTACAAAAAATCACGGGTGCCAAAGAAGTGGTTTTGACTCGTGGAAAAGACGGAATGACGATTTTCTCCGGTGATGAAATCATGGAAGTTCCAACATACGCCCGCAAAGTTTTCGACGTGACGGGCGCCGGTGACACGGTGATCGCGACTTTGTCTTTAGGACTGGTTTCTGGTTTGTCTCTTGTTCACTCTTGCATGCTAGCAAACTATGCCGCAGGTGTGGTGGTTGGCAAAGTTGGATGCGTGCCTTGTGAAATTCCAGAGCTTAAAGAATACATCCAAACAGCTCACTAG
- a CDS encoding phospholipase D family protein, with protein MSFLLWGVFISFYSLVSCQSVPANYKVSESHALTTTSDTFFGRLLAPSIEANPGKSGFYPLQAGTDAFVARLESVRRAQKSLDVQYYIWHDDLVGKILFYEILAAADRGVRVRLLLDDLHIGQYEELLLVLDSHPFIEVRMFNPFANRSLRFLDVFRFSQINRRMHNKVLIADNQTAIIGGRNIGNEYFTASPDENFGDFDVWCFGPVVKESSQSFDLYWNHRLSVPIKELNKREVQGTELASLQNDLKAVAQSEEAKPYLKELAESSLAKSIENRKVHSFWGKAQVFSDSPEKVAGESYKKTSMLNQVTALPIKSSKEIFIVSPYFIPGKNGVEYFKKKSKEGVKVTVFTNSLASNDVPLVFAGYKKYRKGLLKVGVEIYEMRPRISAQKKKFSSSLSAGARLGLHGKAYVFDRRVMFVGSMNLDPRSVELNSEMGVLFESPELAQKFVELTLNELPDVAYKVTLNEGKLQWTTQEGENQVTVESEPEASVWKSFKAGFLSLFVPESML; from the coding sequence ATGAGCTTTTTGTTGTGGGGAGTTTTCATTTCTTTTTATTCTCTTGTTTCCTGCCAAAGCGTTCCTGCAAATTATAAGGTTTCAGAAAGTCATGCGCTGACCACAACGTCAGACACTTTTTTTGGTCGCCTTTTAGCACCCAGTATTGAGGCGAACCCTGGGAAATCGGGTTTTTATCCTTTGCAGGCAGGGACTGACGCTTTTGTGGCAAGACTTGAATCGGTTAGACGAGCCCAGAAAAGCCTCGATGTGCAATACTACATTTGGCACGACGACCTTGTTGGGAAAATTCTTTTCTATGAAATTTTAGCGGCCGCAGATCGCGGTGTTCGGGTGCGCCTGCTTCTGGATGATTTGCACATCGGCCAGTACGAGGAATTACTTTTAGTTTTAGATTCGCATCCTTTTATTGAAGTGCGAATGTTCAATCCTTTCGCCAACCGCAGTCTTCGATTTTTGGACGTATTTCGTTTTAGCCAAATCAATCGTCGTATGCATAACAAAGTTTTGATTGCCGACAACCAAACGGCCATTATCGGTGGACGAAATATTGGCAACGAATACTTCACAGCGAGCCCTGATGAAAACTTCGGGGATTTTGATGTCTGGTGTTTTGGTCCGGTGGTGAAAGAAAGCTCGCAGTCCTTTGACCTTTACTGGAATCATCGTCTATCGGTTCCGATTAAAGAACTGAATAAGCGCGAGGTGCAGGGAACGGAATTGGCAAGTTTGCAGAATGACCTTAAGGCCGTTGCACAAAGCGAAGAGGCAAAACCCTATTTAAAGGAACTCGCAGAATCTTCATTAGCAAAGAGCATCGAAAATAGAAAAGTGCATTCGTTCTGGGGAAAGGCACAAGTTTTTTCTGACTCTCCGGAAAAGGTAGCAGGTGAAAGTTATAAAAAAACTTCCATGCTCAATCAAGTGACTGCGTTGCCGATTAAATCTTCCAAAGAGATCTTCATCGTTTCACCTTATTTTATTCCCGGAAAAAACGGTGTTGAATATTTCAAGAAAAAATCCAAGGAGGGGGTGAAGGTCACTGTTTTCACGAACTCTTTGGCCTCCAATGATGTTCCGCTTGTATTCGCAGGATATAAAAAATATCGCAAAGGTTTGCTAAAGGTGGGCGTGGAAATTTACGAAATGCGTCCGCGTATTTCGGCTCAGAAAAAGAAATTCTCTAGCAGTCTTTCTGCCGGAGCTCGTTTAGGATTGCATGGTAAAGCGTATGTCTTTGACCGTCGTGTGATGTTCGTCGGTTCTATGAATTTAGATCCACGCTCGGTCGAACTTAATTCAGAAATGGGCGTTTTATTTGAAAGTCCCGAGCTTGCACAAAAGTTTGTGGAGCTAACATTGAATGAACTTCCCGATGTCGCTTACAAGGTGACTTTAAACGAGGGAAAATTGCAATGGACGACTCAAGAAGGTGAAAACCAAGTGACAGTGGAATCTGAACCCGAAGCTTCCGTATGGAAGAGTTTTAAAGCGGGCTTCCTTTCCTTGTTTGTTCCCGAGAGTATGTTATAA
- a CDS encoding DOPA 4,5-dioxygenase family protein, whose amino-acid sequence MKTRTYKVNSQLLPEGFPREFDAHIYFSETSFEKAHRLREEAIARFAGQRVFVGQMIPEAIGPHPIPMFEINFPKELFTDVVLWLMKARGDLSVLVHELTGNDLYDHTQAAMWLGEAVPLDYSEFKS is encoded by the coding sequence ATGAAGACACGCACTTATAAAGTCAATTCTCAGTTATTACCCGAAGGTTTTCCCAGAGAGTTTGATGCTCATATTTATTTCTCGGAAACTTCTTTTGAGAAAGCCCATCGGTTGCGCGAAGAGGCCATCGCGCGATTTGCAGGTCAGCGCGTGTTCGTAGGGCAAATGATTCCCGAAGCCATCGGCCCCCATCCTATTCCGATGTTTGAAATCAATTTTCCCAAAGAGCTCTTCACCGACGTGGTCTTGTGGCTTATGAAAGCCCGTGGAGATTTATCAGTCCTCGTACATGAATTGACAGGAAACGATCTCTACGATCATACTCAAGCCGCCATGTGGCTCGGCGAAGCCGTTCCTCTCGATTATTCCGAGTTTAAATCTTAA
- a CDS encoding exonuclease domain-containing protein → MSLKKKSVLFLDLQTTGAKPDTANILEIAWGSLQSETVESFLVQQPEDQPVPRRIQFITGIYDKHMVDARPLPEVFSSLKEFIKTHVGEDVLAVIHFAQFEKPFLADAYEKLQEAMPFSILCTHEIAKRLFPNLPTRGIKGLAGYFGCPSGELKRAANHVQATQVIWQGLTAALEEKGIHTVEELHHWLQETPKTARSKYEYPLPKEKRLSLPKEPGIYRMMSRWGEVLYVGKATSLHDRVNSYFRGQKNRDTRKLEMLTQVWDLHVTTVGSPLEAALLETDEIKRLNPPYNVSLKVGRRELAFFNRDFTSSRAEADDEHFIGPFSNAMALDSILRLSASLAAESFDENMFYEPLDAELLKEGFQLFCERHGFEMYEFTSVRAILAVGLNWYRKLKDEDEEEAQELLEETETSEEDDDVETELTAEDIADKFERHFIRSAATYLRTKKLTALMNAHIQVTGEQKIDLRIHNGHIVKEDLPKTISKCPWKDHSVDTYDRMTVLYTELNKLRSQDHIVEMS, encoded by the coding sequence ATGAGTCTTAAAAAGAAATCCGTTCTTTTTTTAGATTTACAAACTACAGGGGCAAAACCTGATACTGCCAATATTTTGGAAATTGCTTGGGGCTCTTTGCAATCCGAGACTGTTGAAAGCTTTTTGGTGCAACAACCAGAAGATCAACCTGTTCCTCGCCGTATTCAATTCATCACGGGAATTTACGATAAGCACATGGTGGACGCTCGTCCTTTGCCTGAAGTATTTTCTTCTTTAAAAGAATTTATCAAAACTCATGTCGGCGAAGACGTATTAGCCGTGATCCACTTTGCGCAGTTTGAAAAACCGTTCTTAGCGGACGCTTACGAAAAACTACAAGAGGCCATGCCATTTTCTATTCTTTGCACTCACGAAATTGCCAAAAGACTTTTTCCGAATCTTCCCACTCGCGGTATTAAAGGACTTGCTGGATACTTTGGCTGTCCTTCGGGGGAATTAAAACGCGCCGCCAATCATGTGCAAGCAACACAAGTGATTTGGCAAGGGCTCACCGCAGCCTTGGAAGAAAAAGGCATTCATACTGTTGAAGAACTTCATCACTGGCTGCAAGAAACTCCGAAAACAGCCCGTAGTAAATACGAATATCCTTTACCGAAAGAAAAACGTCTGAGCCTTCCTAAAGAGCCTGGCATCTATCGCATGATGAGTCGCTGGGGCGAAGTTCTTTATGTTGGTAAGGCGACCTCTCTGCACGATCGCGTGAACAGTTACTTCCGTGGTCAGAAAAATCGCGACACACGAAAGCTTGAAATGCTGACTCAAGTTTGGGACTTGCATGTCACAACTGTAGGAAGTCCGTTGGAAGCTGCTTTATTAGAAACCGACGAGATCAAAAGACTCAATCCTCCTTACAACGTGAGTTTAAAGGTGGGCCGTCGCGAGCTGGCGTTTTTTAACCGTGATTTCACTTCGTCACGCGCTGAAGCTGACGACGAACATTTCATCGGGCCTTTTTCTAATGCGATGGCATTGGACTCGATTTTAAGATTGAGTGCGTCCTTAGCGGCAGAAAGCTTTGACGAAAATATGTTCTATGAGCCTTTGGATGCCGAACTTCTGAAAGAGGGCTTCCAGCTTTTCTGTGAACGCCATGGTTTTGAGATGTATGAATTCACATCCGTTCGTGCGATTTTGGCCGTGGGACTGAACTGGTATCGCAAACTTAAAGACGAAGATGAAGAAGAGGCCCAGGAGCTTTTGGAAGAAACAGAAACTTCCGAAGAAGATGATGACGTAGAAACAGAACTTACGGCGGAAGATATCGCCGATAAGTTTGAGCGACACTTCATCCGTTCTGCAGCGACTTACCTGCGCACAAAAAAGCTAACAGCTTTGATGAATGCCCATATTCAAGTCACCGGTGAACAAAAGATTGATCTTAGAATTCACAATGGTCATATCGTTAAGGAAGACCTTCCAAAAACCATTAGCAAGTGTCCTTGGAAAGACCACTCCGTCGATACCTACGACCGCATGACCGTTCTCTACACGGAACTCAACAAACTCCGTTCCCAAGATCATATTGTAGAAATGTCTTAA
- a CDS encoding ATP-dependent DNA helicase, with protein sequence MRKVHLDVRQFAIPTPRVGHIETHSGYGAPPLSGQEIHQAVQRIRVRENSDYTPEKKISFTFTKSPYEFEISGRADGFVEYPAMIEEIKTSFDIDELYDKLTLEPNHPYVWQVRTYGYMHYKHTGVVPRLNLCLVSARNYYKFRDLPVLLDIEEYETWLALRLEELVVETKIKEKLFKKRQQISEEMAFPFPAPRRGQRELVDSVTENFATENPLLIQAPTGLGKTVGILYPSLKEAMARGQKVVYVTPKNSQHQVAEEAVERMQEQGCKVRSLTITAKSKMCMKAEPLCNPKYCEFANDYYKKVHENDLVNKLARLRSLDSHKLKAMAEEYQVCPFELSIEAIERADVVIGDYNYVFAPRSLIGRLAEPLLEPKEKANLVIDEAHNLPSRAQDYFSPSISTQQLNILERDLVKLSPSFSLRAQVLLQQARKLIQSYGLDGVSKKIEIMMEPFEDLDADIRDLTVQYLESDEEIQNQDPMLRFMNMWSDFVNSLALSGEEFFQTYQKSNYSEMLKITCCDAADHLSLAYKEFKNVVAFSATLKPFNYYQELLGFPKETTKQIEFSSPFTKDNRKLLIIPQISTKFSDRHMNAGKIADAIQRITQVKSGNYIALFPSFEFMGMVLQKLQLPEFQILTQEREMKQQQIQSYLEEMKAAQRPTLLMGVQGGVFSEGVDFPGDMLIGAFVVGPALPNFDFEREQIRTYYENRYGKDNAFNYAYVYPAMAKAIQSAGRVIRSETDRGVIVMLDSRFLQNSYAETMPEGWFQDSPQELVSRQILKDVQEFWSSYES encoded by the coding sequence ATGCGTAAAGTTCATCTCGATGTTCGACAATTTGCGATTCCAACTCCTCGTGTAGGACACATCGAGACGCATTCCGGTTATGGAGCGCCTCCACTGAGTGGTCAGGAAATTCATCAAGCAGTACAAAGAATTCGTGTGCGCGAAAATTCGGATTATACGCCTGAGAAAAAAATCTCTTTTACCTTTACGAAGTCTCCTTATGAATTTGAGATCTCGGGACGTGCTGATGGATTTGTCGAATATCCGGCGATGATTGAAGAAATCAAAACCAGTTTTGATATTGATGAACTTTACGATAAGTTGACCTTGGAGCCCAATCATCCCTACGTGTGGCAGGTCCGCACTTATGGATACATGCACTACAAACACACGGGCGTTGTTCCACGTTTGAATCTTTGTCTGGTTTCAGCTCGCAATTATTATAAATTTCGCGACTTACCCGTTTTATTGGATATTGAAGAATACGAGACCTGGCTCGCTCTTCGCTTGGAAGAACTTGTTGTTGAAACGAAGATCAAAGAGAAGTTATTTAAAAAACGTCAGCAGATTTCTGAAGAAATGGCTTTTCCGTTTCCCGCTCCGCGCCGAGGACAACGGGAACTCGTCGATTCGGTCACCGAAAATTTTGCCACAGAAAATCCTCTTTTGATTCAAGCTCCGACGGGCCTTGGAAAAACTGTGGGGATTTTATATCCCTCTTTGAAAGAAGCTATGGCTCGTGGCCAAAAAGTGGTCTACGTCACGCCTAAAAACTCCCAGCATCAGGTTGCTGAAGAAGCCGTTGAGCGCATGCAAGAGCAAGGTTGCAAAGTGCGATCTTTGACTATCACGGCAAAAAGCAAGATGTGCATGAAGGCTGAGCCTCTTTGCAATCCCAAATACTGTGAGTTTGCGAATGATTATTATAAAAAGGTTCATGAAAACGATCTTGTAAATAAACTTGCGAGGTTGCGCAGTCTTGACAGTCATAAACTCAAGGCCATGGCGGAAGAATATCAAGTTTGCCCTTTTGAACTTTCTATTGAAGCCATTGAGCGCGCCGATGTGGTGATTGGCGATTACAACTATGTGTTTGCTCCCCGCAGTTTGATTGGCCGCTTGGCAGAGCCTTTGCTTGAACCAAAGGAAAAAGCCAATCTGGTTATTGATGAGGCTCACAATCTTCCTTCACGAGCGCAGGATTATTTTTCTCCGAGTATTTCGACTCAACAGCTTAATATCTTAGAGCGCGACTTGGTAAAACTCTCACCGTCGTTTTCTTTGCGTGCGCAAGTTTTGTTGCAACAGGCTCGCAAGCTGATTCAGTCTTACGGTCTTGATGGCGTTTCCAAAAAGATTGAAATCATGATGGAGCCGTTTGAAGATCTAGATGCGGATATTCGCGATTTGACCGTTCAGTATTTGGAGTCTGACGAAGAGATTCAAAACCAAGATCCTATGTTGCGCTTTATGAATATGTGGTCGGATTTTGTAAACTCGCTAGCTTTAAGTGGCGAAGAGTTTTTTCAGACCTATCAAAAGAGCAACTATTCTGAGATGTTGAAGATCACCTGCTGTGATGCTGCCGATCATTTGTCTTTGGCATATAAAGAATTTAAGAATGTCGTGGCATTTTCAGCTACGCTAAAGCCGTTTAATTATTATCAAGAACTTTTGGGTTTTCCGAAAGAAACAACGAAACAAATTGAGTTCTCTTCACCGTTTACTAAAGACAACCGTAAGCTTTTGATCATTCCACAGATTTCAACAAAATTTTCAGATCGTCATATGAACGCCGGTAAAATTGCCGACGCCATTCAAAGAATCACGCAAGTGAAATCTGGAAATTACATTGCTCTTTTCCCAAGCTTTGAATTTATGGGAATGGTTTTACAAAAGTTGCAGCTTCCAGAGTTTCAAATTCTGACGCAAGAACGAGAAATGAAGCAGCAACAAATCCAAAGTTATCTTGAAGAAATGAAAGCCGCTCAACGCCCCACTTTATTGATGGGCGTGCAGGGTGGAGTTTTCTCTGAAGGCGTGGACTTCCCTGGTGATATGCTCATTGGCGCTTTTGTTGTAGGTCCGGCACTTCCCAACTTTGATTTTGAGCGCGAGCAAATTCGTACTTATTATGAAAACCGTTATGGCAAAGACAATGCCTTTAACTATGCGTATGTTTATCCGGCTATGGCAAAAGCCATCCAGTCGGCAGGACGTGTGATTCGTTCAGAAACGGATCGCGGTGTGATTGTGATGCTGGACTCACGCTTTTTGCAGAACAGTTATGCTGAAACGATGCCCGAAGGTTGGTTTCAGGATTCTCCGCAAGAATTAGTATCAAGGCAGATTCTTAAAGACGTCCAAGAGTTTTGGAGTTCTTATGAGTCTTAA
- a CDS encoding PA0069 family radical SAM protein, producing the protein MTREFRKDIRGRGASSNVTNRYDSLKYEATEEEFDNYIDADEKPLLKTEVLKDSSRTIITENKSPDVGFRFSVNAYRGCEHGCAYCYARPTHEYLGYSPGLDFESKIFVKEEAPKLLREALMKKSWQPEVINMSGITDCYQPLERQKELTRGCLQVLLEFKNPVSMITKNALILRDLDIFKEMAKYDGILIFLSVTSLDADLARTLEPRTSHPMARLKAIETLAKEGIPVGVNVAPCIPGLTDHEMPMILKAASEAGASFAGYVPLRLPSSVLPIFDEWLEVHRPLKKQKVLNSVRDIRGGKLNDPNFGSRMRGEGARADQMAQMFALYTRKYNLNVKEFELSAAHFQRPGDQLQFKLD; encoded by the coding sequence ATGACTCGTGAATTTCGAAAAGATATTCGTGGTCGTGGAGCCAGTAGCAACGTCACCAATCGTTACGACTCTCTTAAATACGAAGCTACCGAAGAAGAATTTGATAATTACATTGATGCTGACGAGAAGCCTCTTCTCAAAACGGAAGTCCTCAAAGACTCTTCACGCACCATTATCACGGAAAACAAATCTCCTGATGTCGGTTTTCGCTTTTCAGTGAATGCCTATCGCGGCTGTGAACACGGCTGCGCGTACTGCTATGCGCGCCCGACCCACGAGTATTTAGGTTATTCTCCGGGGCTTGATTTTGAATCTAAAATTTTTGTGAAAGAAGAAGCTCCTAAACTTTTGCGTGAAGCTTTGATGAAAAAATCTTGGCAACCGGAAGTGATCAACATGAGCGGCATTACGGACTGCTATCAACCGCTCGAAAGACAAAAAGAGCTGACTCGCGGCTGCCTGCAGGTTTTGTTGGAATTTAAAAATCCTGTTTCGATGATCACGAAAAATGCGTTGATCTTGAGAGACTTAGATATTTTTAAAGAGATGGCCAAGTATGACGGCATTTTGATTTTTCTTTCAGTGACATCACTGGATGCTGACCTTGCTCGCACTTTAGAACCGCGCACTTCTCATCCGATGGCGCGTCTTAAGGCGATTGAAACTTTGGCTAAGGAAGGGATTCCGGTAGGCGTGAATGTTGCACCTTGTATTCCCGGCCTCACTGATCATGAAATGCCAATGATTTTAAAAGCTGCTAGTGAAGCGGGAGCCAGCTTTGCCGGATACGTTCCTTTGCGACTGCCGTCTTCGGTTTTACCGATTTTTGATGAATGGTTGGAAGTCCATCGCCCACTAAAAAAGCAAAAAGTTTTAAACTCGGTGCGTGATATTCGGGGCGGCAAACTCAATGATCCTAACTTTGGATCGCGTATGCGCGGAGAAGGCGCCAGAGCGGACCAAATGGCGCAAATGTTTGCTCTTTATACTCGCAAATATAATTTAAATGTGAAAGAGTTTGAACTCTCGGCAGCACACTTTCAAAGGCCCGGGGATCAACTGCAATTTAAACTAGATTGA
- a CDS encoding MFS transporter — MIWPFIFLSYASLFVFGLSDNIRGPLFPEIMKHFAISDSMGSLMFALSNISGFFASYGCRYLLRRYDRLTVLRSGAIGLMLSMWGMAASPIFPLFLFFSFFFGLSLGVLGLVPNILVPMGSSPHRKQQMLSGLHTMYGMASLLAPLLAASMEYLTGSWRWTFAAGSLGPVLLLIYTFHRSHKSLHTKAEFSPEKHKANKQKNFKPQLFLAIMLSLAVAAEIMVSSRLALYMQRTWNYDMEASSLYVTYFFICMMLGRFLFAVVHFKRSPQFLLSSSLVMTGVFILAGVFIHPLFLAGTGFMIAPFYPLSISWISTEFPEDLDSAVSYMMATDSIMLILMHLTIGKLTDLFSIKQALLWGLGFVILSFLMVNSFAFLFKRERHHHPLQEIPAK, encoded by the coding sequence ATGATTTGGCCCTTTATTTTTCTTTCTTACGCAAGCCTCTTTGTCTTCGGACTTTCCGACAATATCCGTGGGCCTTTGTTTCCTGAAATCATGAAGCATTTTGCGATCAGTGACTCTATGGGGTCTTTGATGTTTGCGCTCAGTAATATTTCAGGCTTTTTTGCGAGCTATGGCTGTCGTTATCTTTTGCGACGCTATGATCGCCTGACGGTTCTGCGCAGTGGAGCGATTGGCTTGATGCTCTCGATGTGGGGTATGGCGGCCTCTCCGATTTTTCCTTTGTTTTTATTTTTCAGTTTTTTCTTTGGTTTAAGCCTGGGCGTATTGGGTTTAGTGCCTAATATCTTAGTGCCGATGGGCTCCAGTCCTCATCGCAAGCAACAAATGCTTTCGGGCCTTCACACTATGTACGGAATGGCGAGTTTGCTGGCGCCTCTTTTAGCAGCCTCCATGGAGTATCTCACTGGAAGCTGGCGCTGGACTTTTGCTGCTGGCTCTTTAGGACCTGTACTTCTTTTGATTTATACTTTTCACAGAAGTCACAAGTCTTTGCACACGAAAGCAGAGTTTTCTCCTGAGAAACACAAAGCCAATAAGCAGAAAAATTTTAAGCCGCAGTTGTTTTTAGCTATCATGCTGAGCCTTGCCGTCGCAGCCGAGATTATGGTGTCTTCGCGTTTAGCTCTGTACATGCAACGCACTTGGAATTACGACATGGAGGCTTCAAGTCTTTACGTCACTTATTTCTTTATTTGCATGATGCTAGGACGTTTTCTTTTTGCCGTGGTTCACTTCAAACGTTCTCCGCAATTTTTATTGTCGAGCTCTTTAGTGATGACCGGTGTTTTTATCTTAGCTGGCGTATTTATTCATCCTCTGTTCTTGGCGGGAACAGGTTTTATGATTGCGCCATTTTACCCTCTATCGATTTCCTGGATCTCCACAGAGTTTCCTGAGGACTTGGATTCCGCCGTTTCGTATATGATGGCGACGGATTCCATTATGTTGATTCTAATGCATCTGACGATTGGGAAACTGACGGACTTGTTTAGCATTAAACAAGCGCTCCTCTGGGGTTTAGGATTTGTGATTCTATCCTTCTTGATGGTGAATAGTTTTGCTTTCTTGTTTAAACGCGAAAGACATCATCATCCCTTGCAAGAAATTCCTGCGAAGTAG
- the rlmN gene encoding 23S rRNA (adenine(2503)-C(2))-methyltransferase RlmN — protein sequence MELNNGGVENALSAPVNYADDNVAKPLENKPVNFYSMTLEDLKAYLKGKGKEQFRAQQIFKWVYEQRITDPEQMTNLSKEFRASLPQLLSFELPKVLTHLKSVDGTQKLLFDMGNGQSVEAVLIPSEDRLTLCISSEVGCNIGCKFCFTGKQKLKRRLRTEEIVGQFMQCHDRMGDGQRITNIVFMGMGEPLDNPEAVFKTIDVIHSPWGINLSRKKITVSTSGIVPEMWRVADAKVRLAVSLNGPTDEIRSQVMPINKKWNTTELLNACKEYCRITKDKVTFEYVLLKGVTDQIEHARQLVKLVKDVPCKINIIPFNEHPGSGYERPSDEAVEAFHSELMRLGAHVLLRRSMGRDIFAACGQLTSQVPNKPETMDISNSKLAGLPKYKREMLAAAEAATNNNNQ from the coding sequence ATGGAATTAAACAACGGCGGCGTTGAAAACGCTCTGTCTGCCCCTGTGAACTATGCTGACGATAACGTCGCAAAACCTCTCGAAAACAAACCCGTCAATTTTTACTCAATGACTCTTGAAGATTTGAAAGCCTACCTTAAAGGGAAGGGCAAAGAGCAATTCCGCGCTCAACAAATTTTCAAATGGGTTTACGAACAAAGAATCACAGACCCTGAACAAATGACGAATCTCTCAAAAGAATTCCGTGCTTCTTTGCCGCAACTTTTGAGCTTCGAACTTCCAAAAGTTTTAACTCACTTAAAATCAGTCGATGGCACTCAGAAATTGCTTTTTGATATGGGCAATGGCCAAAGTGTCGAAGCTGTTTTGATTCCATCGGAAGATCGTCTGACATTGTGTATTTCTTCCGAAGTTGGTTGCAACATCGGTTGTAAGTTCTGCTTCACTGGAAAACAAAAACTAAAACGTCGCTTGCGCACGGAAGAAATCGTGGGCCAATTCATGCAATGTCATGATCGCATGGGCGACGGCCAGCGCATCACAAACATCGTTTTCATGGGCATGGGCGAGCCGTTGGATAATCCAGAAGCCGTCTTTAAAACCATCGACGTTATTCACTCTCCATGGGGTATCAATCTTTCTCGCAAAAAAATCACGGTCTCGACGTCAGGTATCGTTCCAGAAATGTGGCGTGTCGCTGACGCGAAAGTGCGTTTAGCCGTGAGCTTAAACGGTCCAACGGATGAGATTCGTTCACAAGTGATGCCGATCAATAAAAAATGGAATACGACGGAACTTTTGAACGCTTGTAAAGAGTATTGCCGTATCACGAAAGACAAAGTCACTTTCGAGTACGTTTTGCTTAAAGGTGTGACAGATCAAATCGAACACGCTCGCCAGTTGGTGAAATTGGTGAAGGATGTTCCTTGTAAGATCAACATCATTCCGTTCAATGAACATCCAGGTTCTGGTTACGAGCGTCCTTCGGATGAAGCTGTCGAGGCTTTCCACTCGGAACTTATGCGCCTTGGTGCCCATGTTCTTCTTCGCCGCTCCATGGGGCGCGACATCTTTGCGGCTTGCGGTCAGTTGACAAGTCAGGTGCCGAACAAGCCTGAAACTATGGATATCTCTAACTCTAAACTTGCGGGTCTTCCAAAGTACAAGCGTGAGATGCTTGCAGCTGCTGAAGCCGCGACGAATAACAACAATCAATAA